In a single window of the Streptomyces sp. NBC_00285 genome:
- a CDS encoding SDR family oxidoreductase: protein MKVVVIGGTGLIGSKVVAGLGEHGHEAVAASPNTGVNTLTGEGLAEVLQGASVVVDVSNSPSFEDEAVMDFFRTSTTNLLKAESEAGVAHHVALSVVGTDRLQGSGYFRAKQVQEDLIKASGNPYSIVHATQFFEFAKGLADGVTDGDTVRLPDARIQPIVSDDVAAAVAHTAVGAPVGGVVEVGGPEVFQLEEFIRMGLTALNDPRKIVTDAQATYWGAPLEDDTLLPASDARRAETKFADWLAQQK, encoded by the coding sequence ATGAAGGTCGTAGTGATCGGTGGAACCGGGCTCATCGGCTCGAAGGTGGTCGCCGGGCTCGGCGAGCACGGGCACGAGGCGGTCGCGGCGTCGCCGAACACCGGCGTCAACACGCTGACGGGCGAGGGGCTGGCCGAGGTCCTGCAGGGTGCGTCGGTGGTGGTCGACGTGTCGAACTCGCCCTCGTTCGAGGACGAGGCCGTCATGGACTTCTTCCGCACCTCGACGACCAACCTGCTGAAGGCCGAGTCCGAGGCCGGTGTGGCGCATCACGTGGCGCTGTCCGTGGTCGGCACCGACCGCCTCCAGGGCAGCGGCTACTTCCGGGCCAAGCAGGTCCAGGAAGACCTGATCAAGGCGTCAGGCAACCCCTACTCCATCGTCCACGCCACCCAGTTCTTCGAGTTCGCGAAGGGTCTCGCCGACGGGGTCACCGACGGTGACACCGTGCGTCTGCCCGACGCCAGGATCCAGCCCATCGTCTCCGACGACGTGGCGGCGGCCGTCGCCCACACCGCGGTCGGCGCACCGGTGGGCGGCGTGGTGGAGGTCGGTGGCCCCGAGGTGTTCCAGCTGGAGGAGTTCATCCGCATGGGGCTGACCGCCCTGAACGACCCGCGCAAGATCGTCACGGACGCGCAGGCGACGTACTGGGGCGCCCCGCTGGAGGACGACACCCTCCTGCCCGCTTCGGACGCCCGCCGGGCCGAGACGAAGTTCGCCGACTGGCTCGCACAGCAGAAGTGA
- a CDS encoding L-aspartate oxidase, whose translation MVLVIGTGGAGLRAAIELAEAGIDVLAVGKRPKEDAHTALAAGGINAALATMDPEDSWQQHAADTLKESYLLADPRTVEIVTQGAARGIDDLERYGMAFAREEDGRISQRFFGAHKFRRTAFAGDYTGLEIQRTLIRRAEQLDIPVLEGVYITRLLVHDGAVFGAYGFDLTSGRRYLIHADAVILAAGGHTRIWRRTSSRRDENTGDSFRLAVEAGARLRDAELVQFHPSGIIEPENAAGTLVSEAARGEGGILRNALGERFMARYDPERMELSTRDRVALAAYTEIKEGRGTPKGGVWLDVSHLPRRTIMTRLPRVYQTLLDLQMLDITREPIEIAPTAHYSMGGVWVRPEDHSTDVRGLYAIGEASSGLHGANRLGGNSLIELLVFGRLTGQAAAAYARSLEAQPRSAPAVAEARAEIDDLLAADGPENVRALQRAIRNTMTEHAGVVRDEDGLRAGLAELAAIEKRVQDVGIHPDIAGYQDLAHAFDLKSAALAARATLESALERRETRGCHNRSDYPGLDSALRVNLVWSPTEGVTRESIPAVPEEISSLMEDVSTTGKLVE comes from the coding sequence ATGGTGCTGGTGATCGGCACCGGAGGTGCCGGTCTGCGCGCGGCGATCGAACTGGCCGAGGCAGGCATCGACGTCCTCGCCGTCGGCAAGCGTCCCAAGGAGGACGCCCATACGGCACTGGCGGCCGGCGGCATCAACGCCGCACTGGCCACCATGGACCCGGAGGACAGCTGGCAGCAGCACGCTGCCGACACCCTGAAGGAGAGCTACCTCCTCGCCGATCCGCGCACCGTGGAGATCGTCACCCAGGGCGCCGCCCGGGGCATCGACGACCTGGAGCGCTACGGCATGGCCTTCGCGCGGGAGGAGGACGGCCGGATCTCGCAGCGCTTCTTCGGCGCGCACAAGTTCCGGCGGACCGCCTTCGCCGGTGACTACACCGGCCTGGAGATCCAGCGCACGCTGATCAGGCGGGCCGAACAGCTCGACATTCCGGTGCTGGAGGGGGTGTACATCACCCGGCTGCTGGTGCACGACGGCGCCGTGTTCGGCGCGTACGGCTTCGACCTCACCAGCGGCAGGCGCTACCTGATCCACGCCGACGCCGTGATCCTCGCGGCGGGCGGCCACACCCGCATCTGGCGGCGCACCTCCTCGCGGCGCGACGAGAACACGGGCGACTCCTTCCGGCTGGCCGTGGAGGCCGGGGCCAGACTGCGGGACGCCGAGCTGGTGCAGTTCCACCCGTCCGGCATCATCGAGCCGGAGAACGCGGCCGGCACCTTGGTCAGCGAGGCCGCCCGGGGCGAGGGCGGCATCCTGCGCAACGCGCTCGGGGAACGCTTCATGGCCCGCTACGACCCCGAGCGCATGGAGCTGTCCACCCGCGACCGCGTGGCTCTTGCCGCGTACACGGAGATCAAGGAGGGCCGCGGCACGCCCAAGGGAGGTGTGTGGCTCGACGTCTCGCACCTGCCCCGGCGGACGATCATGACGCGGCTGCCCCGCGTCTACCAGACCCTGCTGGACCTGCAGATGCTCGACATCACCCGAGAACCGATCGAGATAGCGCCCACCGCGCACTACTCGATGGGCGGGGTGTGGGTACGCCCGGAGGACCACAGCACCGACGTACGCGGCCTGTACGCCATCGGTGAGGCGTCGAGCGGGCTGCACGGCGCCAACCGTCTCGGCGGGAACAGCCTCATCGAGCTGCTGGTGTTCGGCCGGCTCACCGGACAGGCCGCCGCCGCGTATGCGCGGTCCCTGGAGGCGCAGCCGCGGTCGGCGCCGGCCGTCGCGGAGGCCCGTGCGGAGATCGACGACCTTCTCGCCGCCGACGGGCCGGAGAACGTGCGTGCCCTGCAACGCGCCATCCGCAACACCATGACCGAGCACGCGGGTGTCGTACGCGACGAGGACGGCCTGCGCGCGGGACTGGCGGAACTCGCGGCGATCGAGAAGAGGGTGCAGGACGTCGGCATCCACCCGGACATCGCCGGCTACCAGGATCTCGCGCACGCCTTCGACCTCAAGTCAGCCGCGCTCGCGGCCCGGGCCACCCTCGAATCGGCACTGGAGCGCCGCGAGACGCGTGGCTGCCACAACCGCAGCGACTACCCCGGTCTGGATTCCGCTCTGCGGGTGAATCTCGTGTGGTCCCCGACGGAGGGCGTCACCCGCGAAAGCATTCCGGCCGTCCCTGAGGAGATTTCCTCCCTCATGGAGGACGTGTCGACCACGGGAAAACTCGTCGAATAG